In one Brassica oleracea var. oleracea cultivar TO1000 chromosome C9, BOL, whole genome shotgun sequence genomic region, the following are encoded:
- the LOC106314861 gene encoding uncharacterized protein LOC106314861: MRNVPYLLFNNESLSRITTAVGKPDSLAPETERKENFEVAKLYVRVDLTAPQPHKIISGFSNGREVQIEVSYPWLPVKCDTCMRFGHKTDRCPAGVFEGSFGQVKNNNSDINGAAAVAPASEPVTEMEETTTTEPLQDGEVAVLEEGETAATKSVPDVEVVSTTESLQVSAEVGLEEGEICEEGSCQAATRVDVPDQNPEAVQQDHPTSNAIISDEMLSLSSDTAVTVNGAKVPQSPDDGFNTALPGVVYESLISPDPTNVSKVYDSVPDTGTSVEDTNQRLPADPGIKQEHNDYPAEDRDNPFLLVNNRKCGRKASFWSFLETHILESNKERVLGAIPRGWNYFSNFEANDSGRIVVVWDPTVTLLIYNATAQSVTCGITILSQNITLAVTFVYGFNLVEDQRSIWTNLADLHDSTPVSNHPWCVLGDFNQMLRSSHHSNHLSSVIDDSAMDEANLGMQDAQLFEAQAKGLVFFFPDSFADYLDPSQSDHTPCLFRMPAIRRQVIKQFKFFHHVIDHPEYAETVREAWNCGQITGTDLFKLVRSLKLLKRPLRRLNKRHFSGITQRVKAQRDRVDELQRRLLTSPDTSTAREEHLEHDKLNTLLKAEEKYYKQRSRVRWAEVGDRWQCNLLYAVDDIKAHAADYFQGILGSNDLPVSSAMTEELRNLLPFRCSDLQQDYLKRPVTAAEIKVTLFTMPLNKSPGPDGYSVEFIRASWDTVGEDIINAVSEFFRNGRLLKDMNTTAIALIPKKPQACSLGDYRPISCCNIVYKLISKIVANRLKPILSKCVSPNQAAFLKGRSLGENVILATEQIKDYNKSTCHKSAMLKIDLRKAFDTACWDFVIKVLEAQQFPAMFITWITE, from the exons ATGCGCAATGTTCCGTATTTGTTGTTCAACAATGAAAGTCTGAGTCGTATCACTACGGCTGTTGGGAAACCTGATTCTCTTGCTCCGGAAACTGAGCGTAAGGAAAACTTTGAGGTTGCAAAATTGTATGTCAGGGTTGATCTTACTGCTCCGCAACCTCACAAAATCATCTCTGGCTTCTCTAACGGTAGGGAGGTTCAGATTGAAGTCTCGTACCCGTGGTTACCTGTTAAATGTGATACCTGCATGAGATTTGGTCACAAGACTGATAGGTGCCCGGCTGGGGTTTTTGAAGGTTCGTTCGGTCAA GTCAAAAACAACAACAGTGATATTAATGGCGCTGCTGCGGTAGCACCCGCCAGCGAACCAGTAACAGAGATGGAAGAAACTACTACCACAGAGCCTTTGCAGGACGGTGAAGTAGCAGTTCTGGAAGAGGGTGAAACGGCAGCCACGAAGTCAGTTCCTGACGTGGAAGTAGTCAGTACCACAGAGTCTCTGCAGGTCAGCGCTGAAGTGGGTTTGGAAGAGGGTGAAATTTGTGAGGAAGGATCTTGTCAGGCTGCTACAAGAGTTGATGTTCCAGATCAGAATCCAGAGGCTGTCCAGCAGGATCATCCTACTAGTAATGCAATTATCTCCGATGAGATGCTTTCACTATCTTCTGATACTGCAGTTACAGTTAATGGCGCTAAGGTCCCTCAATCACCTGATGATGGCTTCAACACTGCTCTCCCTGGTGTCGTGTATGAAAGTCTCATATCTCCAGACCCTACGAATGTCTCAAAAGTATATGATAGTGTACCTGATACAGGAACATCTGTTGAGGATACTAATCAGAGATTGCCTGCTGATCCGGGTATAAAGCAAGAACATAACGACTATCCAGCGGAGGATAGAGACAACCCCTTCCTCCTGGTTAACAACAGGAAGTGTGGCCGCAAG GCCAGTTTTTGGAGCTTTTTGGAGACTCACATTTTGGAGAGTAATAAAGAGAGAGTTTTGGGAGCTATTCCTAGGGGTTGGAATTATTTTAGTAATTTTGAAGCAAATGACTCTGGCCGTATTGTAGTAGTCTGGGACCCGACGGTTACACTGCTTATATACAATGCAACAGCTCAATCAGTCACATGTGGGATCACTATCCTGTCTCAGAACATTACCCTTGCGGTCACTTTTGTGTATGGGTTTAATTTGGTTGAGGATCAGAGGAGTATCTGGACTAATCTTGCTGACCTCCACGATTCAACACCGGTTTCAAATCATCCCTGGTGCGTCCTTGGAGATTTTAATCAGATGCTGCGGTCTTCTCATCACTCAAATCATCTCTCCTCGGTCATTGATGATTCTGCGATGGATGAAGCAAATCTTGGAATGCAAGATGCTCAGTTATTTGAAGCTCAAGCGAAGG GCTTGGTCTTCTTTTTCCCTGATTCTTTTGCGGATTATCTGGATCCTTCACAGTCAGATCATACTCCGTGCCTCTTTCGGATGCCAGCTATCAGACGGCAGGTCATTAAACAATTTAAATTCTTCCACCATGTAATAGACCATCCGGAGTATGCTGAGACAGTTCGTGAAGCTTGGAACTGTGGGCAGATTACGGGTACTGATCTGTTCAAGCTCGTTCGATCGCTTAAGCTGTTAAAGAGGCCTCTACGTAGACTTAATAAACGACATTTTAGTGGCATCACTCAAAGAGTTAAGGCTCAGAGGGATCGAGTGGATGAACTACAGAGGCGCCTACTTACATCTCCTGATACTTCTACTGCACGTGAAGAGCATTTAGAGCATGATAAATTAAACACTTTACTCAAGGCAGAGGAGAAGTACTACAAACAGAGGTCAAGAGTCAGATGGGCTGAGGTTGGAGATC GATGGCAATGCAACTTGCTGTATGCAGTGGACGATATTAAAGCTCATGCGGCAGATTACTTCCAAGGGATCCTTGGATCCAATGATCTTCCCGTCTCTTCGGCCATGACTGAGGAGCTAAGAAACCTGCTTCCATTTCGATGTTCGGACCTGCAACAGGACTATCTGAAACGTCCAGTTACCGCAGCAGAGATAAAAGTAACCTTGTTCACTATGCCGCTGAATAAGAGCCCGGGTCCTGATGGTTACTCTGTTGAGTTTATTCGGGCTTCTTGGGATACTGTGGGTGAGGATATAATCAATGCTGTGAGTGAATTTTTCAGGAATGGTCGTCTCTTAAAGGATATGAACACAACAGCTATAGCGTTAATTCCGAAGAAGCCTCAAGCTTGCTCTTTAGGTGACTACAGACCCATCAGCTGCTGCAACATTGTTTATAAGCTTATCTCCAAGATCGTTGCGAACCGACTCAAGCCTATCCTGTCCAAATGTGTGAGCCCAAACCAAGCGGCGTTCTTGAAGGGTCGCAGTCTAGGGGAGAATGTTATACTAGCAACCGAGCAGATAAAGGATTACAACAAGTCTACCTGCCACAAGAGTGCTATGCTTAAAATAGACCTTCGTAAAGCTTTCGACACCGCCTGTTGGGACTTTGTTATTAAGGTCTTAGAAGCGCAGCAATTTCCGGCTATGTTCATCACTTGGATTACCGAATGA
- the LOC106319125 gene encoding uncharacterized protein LOC106319125: MAAKKAVLQLSVHDERIRKKAFVTVSRSQGVTSITMEDKTGKMTVVGEVDTPVLVMKLRKLCNAEIVSVEVVKPPEKKPEPAKPAPAKPDTAKPAEIVAFPVTDMNYPYQYYSSYANSHYQPYGNSRVVVEEPNTCVLM; encoded by the exons ATGGCCGCTAAG AAAGCTGTGTTGCAATTGAGTGTCCACGATGAGAGAATCAGAAAGAAAGCGTTTGTGACCGTCTCTCGATCTCAAGGGGTTACTTCGATAACAATGGAAGACAAAACAGGGAAAATGACAGTAGTTGGAGAAGTTGATACACCGGTTCTCGTGATGAAGCTAAGGAAACTGTGTAATGCAGAAATCGTTTCGGTTGAAGTTGTTAAACCACCTGAGAAAAAGCCTGAACCAGCGAAACCGGCTCCAGCTAAACCTGATACGGCTAAACCAGCTGAAATTGTTGCTTTTCCAGTTACGGATATGAACTACCCGTACCAATATTATTCGTCCTATGCGAATTCGCACTATCAGCCATACGGGAATTCTAGAGTTGTGGTGGAAGAACCAAATACTTGTGTGCTTATGTGA
- the LOC106314860 gene encoding uncharacterized protein LOC106314860, producing the protein MESMKGVNLDSNSFTVNGFGQVLQVWAYFALPEFGANFGHPLPDRPSPLLLAYNGGRERIFFKEAISKQTSGINFVHKDYAEMFPRWDFDVEDPAAENIIKVMFNAKANWKWTMDCWEVTGTKPESEEGSECSGDREWCEGRKWKTSKES; encoded by the exons ATGGAGTCTATGAAGGGTGTAAATTTGGATTCAAATTCATTCACTGTTAATGGGTTTGGTCAAGTTCTCCAGGTGTGGGCGTACTTTGCTCTGCCAGAATTTGGTGCTAATTTCGGGCATCCCCTACCAGACAGACCGTCTCCGCTGTTGTTGGCTTACAATGGTGGCAGAGAACGCATATTTTTTAAAGAGGCCATTAGCAAACAG ACTAGCGGGATCAACTTCGTCCACAAGGACTATGCTGAGATGTTTCCACGATGGGACTTTGATGTGGAGGACCCGGCCGCGGAGAATATAATTAAAGTAATGTTTAATGCGAAAGCTAATTGGAAGTGGACCATGGATTGCTGGGAAGTCACCGGTACTAAACCCGAGAGTGAAGAAGGAAGTGAGTGCAGCGGAGACAGAGAGTGGTGTGAAGGAAGAAAGTGGAAGACCTCGAAAGAAAGCTAG